A genomic window from Triticum urartu cultivar G1812 chromosome 7, Tu2.1, whole genome shotgun sequence includes:
- the LOC125523828 gene encoding peroxidase 2-like: MDKMVKLTCVQLLMVAFQATLITMSSAELPYDFYSSSCPKAEETIKNVVYNLTDANPSIAAALIRLHFHDCFVMGCDASILLNSSNANPQPEKSAIPLAGYEAVDKIKAAVEAVCPLTVSCADVLAFAARDSVSKSAGFSYHVRSGRRDGNVSKASSVFTNMPSPFFGIEDLVGSFTRKGLNVDDLVALSGAHSIGVAHCSGFTNRLYPEVDPTMDAAYATDLKKTCPAPVSGAPDPVVNNSAVAPTTLSNQFFKNAVARRVLFTSDAALLTRNDTAAKVQENAGDSLLWKVRFAASMVKMGNIEVLTGTNGQVRKFCGAINS, translated from the exons ATGGACAAGATGGTGAAGCTGACATGCGTGCAGCTGCTCATGGTGGCCTTCCAGGCTACGCTCATCACCATGTCATCTGCAGAATTGCCGTACGATTTCTACAGCTCGTCATGCCCGAAGGCCGAGGAAACAATCAAGAATGTCGTCTACAACTTGACCGACGCCAACCCAAGTATTGCTGCGGCCTTAATTCGCCTGCACTTCCACGATTGCTTTGTCATG GGTTGTGATGCCTCCATCCTTCTGAACTCCTCGAACGCCAACCCCCAGCCGGAAAAGTCAGCCATTCCCCTAGCTGGGTATGAGGCCGTCGACAAGATCAAGGCAGCCGTCGAGGCCGTGTGTCCTTTGACGGTCTCCTGCGCCGACGTCCTTGCCTTCGCCGCACGCGACTCCGTCAGTAAATCCGCCGGCTTCTCCTACCACGTCCGCTCCGGGAGGCGCGACGGCAACGTGTCGAAAGCCTCCTCTGTCTTCACGAACATGCCGTCGCCTTTCTTCGGAATCGAGGACCTCGTCGGCAGCTTCACCCGCAAGGGGCTTAATGTCGACGACCTCGTGGCTCTCTCCGGCGCGCACTCCATCGGTGTGGCGCATTGCTCCGGGTTCACTAACCGGCTGTACCCCGAGGTGGACCCGACGATGGACGCTGCATACGCCACGGACCTAAAGAAGACGTGCCCAGCGCCGGTGAGTGGTGCGCCGGACCCGGTGGTGAACAACAGCGCAGTGGCGCCGACAACGCTGAGCAATCAGTTCTTCAAGAACGCTGTCGCTAGGCGAGTGTTGTTCACGTCGGACGCGGCGCTGCTCACCCGCAACGACACTGCGGCGAAGGTGCAAGAAAACGCTGGCGACTCCTTGTTGTGGAAGGTGCGGTTTGCGGCATCGATGGTCAAGATGGGAAACATCGAGGTGCTTACAGGGACGAATGGGCAGGTCAGGAAGTTCTGTGGTGCCATAAACAGCTAA